A section of the Rummeliibacillus pycnus genome encodes:
- a CDS encoding enoyl-CoA hydratase produces the protein MLQFVHLEIEQGIAIVTLSRADAANALSVHMLKELRETLETIQYHQGVRVVIVTGQGDKAFCAGADLKERNGMNEIEVRKTVAMIGQTVTMFESLAQPVIAAINGVAFGGGLELALACDIRLASSHAKMGLTEASLGIIPGAGGTQRLPRLIGLGKAKELIFTARRLSAIEAKEYGIVEHVVAPEELLFKAKELASEMAKNAPLSLVQAKKAMNEGLQTDIHTALQIESLAYSRLLHTEDRLEGLNAFKEKRTPVYQGK, from the coding sequence ATGTTACAGTTCGTTCACTTAGAAATTGAACAAGGTATTGCAATCGTAACATTATCGAGAGCTGATGCAGCGAATGCATTATCTGTACACATGTTAAAGGAGTTAAGGGAAACACTTGAAACCATTCAATATCATCAAGGGGTGCGCGTTGTTATTGTCACAGGTCAAGGGGACAAGGCTTTTTGTGCAGGTGCAGATTTAAAGGAACGAAACGGGATGAATGAAATAGAAGTAAGGAAAACAGTTGCAATGATTGGTCAAACAGTAACTATGTTTGAATCATTAGCGCAGCCAGTGATAGCAGCCATTAATGGTGTTGCCTTTGGTGGTGGATTAGAATTAGCACTAGCCTGTGATATTCGATTAGCGAGTAGTCATGCAAAAATGGGCCTTACTGAAGCTTCACTTGGAATTATACCAGGCGCTGGAGGCACACAACGCCTTCCAAGATTAATCGGACTTGGTAAAGCAAAAGAGCTGATTTTTACAGCGCGTCGTTTATCAGCAATCGAAGCTAAGGAATATGGAATCGTTGAACATGTTGTAGCTCCTGAGGAATTACTTTTTAAAGCAAAAGAGCTTGCGAGTGAAATGGCAAAAAACGCGCCATTATCTCTTGTTCAGGCAAAGAAAGCCATGAATGAAGGTTTGCAAACAGATATTCATACGGCTCTGCAAATTGAATCTTTAGCTTATAGTCGCTTACTCCATACAGAGGATCGACTGGAGGGGTTAAATGCTTTTAAAGAAAAGCGAACACCAGTATATCAGGGCAAATAA
- a CDS encoding acyl-CoA carboxylase subunit beta has protein sequence MTELTVENKHKQLKDTILKGGKAKYHEKNKEQGKLFVRERLELLFDDGILAEDGTFANILAGDLPADGVVTGIGKIHGRTVCVMANDSTIKAGSWGARTVEKIIRIQETADKLGVPLFYLVDSAGARITDQIEMFPGRRGAGRIFYNQVKLSGRIPQICLLFGPSAAGGAYIPAFCDVVVMVEGNASMYLGSPRMAEMVIGEKVDLETMGGAKMHCSISGCGDVLAKTEQEAIAYARQYISYFPDNFKNKPLLEQPKLPATFEKSIAELIPTNQNVPFNMYDLIDRIIDEGSFCEVKKLFAAEMITGFARINGQSVGIIANQPRVKGGVLFHDSADKAAKFISLCDAYHIPLLFLADVPGFMIGTQVEKLGIIRHGAKMIFAMSEATVPKITVIVRKAYGAGLYAMAGPAFEPDVCIALTGAQIAVMGPEAAVNAVYANKIAQLPKEEQAKFIEERRNEYREEIDIYRLASELIIDDVIEPNELRQTLEKRLEVYQSKEITFTNRKHGVSPV, from the coding sequence ATGACAGAATTAACAGTTGAAAACAAACATAAGCAACTAAAAGATACAATTCTTAAAGGTGGAAAAGCAAAATACCATGAAAAAAATAAAGAACAGGGGAAACTATTTGTTCGTGAACGACTAGAACTGTTATTTGATGATGGGATTCTTGCAGAAGATGGAACCTTTGCTAATATACTTGCTGGAGATTTACCAGCAGATGGTGTGGTTACAGGTATTGGAAAGATACATGGCCGCACAGTATGTGTAATGGCCAATGATTCAACTATAAAGGCAGGATCATGGGGAGCACGTACAGTAGAAAAAATTATTCGTATTCAAGAAACAGCTGATAAGCTTGGGGTTCCTTTATTTTATTTAGTAGATTCTGCTGGAGCACGTATTACCGACCAAATAGAAATGTTCCCAGGTCGTCGAGGTGCCGGACGTATTTTTTATAACCAAGTAAAATTATCAGGACGAATTCCACAAATTTGTTTACTATTTGGTCCTTCTGCTGCGGGCGGTGCATATATTCCAGCATTTTGTGATGTTGTCGTTATGGTAGAAGGCAATGCTTCTATGTATTTAGGTTCCCCTCGAATGGCTGAAATGGTGATCGGTGAAAAAGTTGACCTTGAAACAATGGGCGGTGCTAAGATGCATTGTTCTATTTCTGGGTGTGGAGATGTTTTAGCAAAAACAGAACAAGAAGCAATTGCCTATGCCCGTCAGTACATCAGTTATTTTCCAGATAATTTTAAAAACAAACCTCTATTAGAACAACCGAAACTACCTGCTACATTTGAGAAATCGATTGCAGAATTGATTCCTACTAATCAAAATGTTCCATTTAATATGTACGATTTAATCGATCGAATTATTGATGAAGGATCATTTTGTGAAGTGAAAAAATTATTTGCTGCGGAAATGATTACTGGATTTGCCCGGATCAATGGACAATCTGTAGGGATCATTGCAAACCAGCCTCGTGTAAAAGGTGGAGTTCTGTTTCATGATTCTGCGGATAAAGCTGCAAAGTTTATAAGTCTTTGTGATGCTTACCATATCCCTTTACTATTCCTAGCAGATGTGCCAGGATTCATGATTGGTACGCAAGTAGAGAAACTGGGTATTATTCGTCACGGAGCAAAGATGATTTTCGCCATGAGCGAAGCAACGGTACCTAAAATTACAGTGATTGTTCGAAAAGCGTATGGAGCAGGGTTATATGCAATGGCAGGTCCAGCATTTGAACCGGATGTTTGTATTGCATTAACGGGCGCACAAATTGCAGTGATGGGTCCAGAAGCAGCGGTAAATGCTGTGTATGCAAATAAGATTGCACAGTTACCAAAGGAAGAGCAAGCAAAATTTATTGAGGAACGTCGCAATGAATATCGAGAGGAAATTGATATCTATCGCTTAGCATCTGAGTTAATCATTGATGATGTAATTGAGCCAAATGAACTACGACAAACATTAGAGAAGCGTTTGGAAGTTTACCAATCAAAGGAAATCACATTTACCAATCGTAAACATGGAGTTAGTCCCGTTTAG
- a CDS encoding DUF2624 family protein, with product MDYLTLLSEINRKSDKELAEYAKTYQIPLSKKEIQKLRPLLSSFSIQWVLTGIPDHVMKEIEKILGKQKTKELLGKYGKYI from the coding sequence ATGGATTACCTTACCCTATTAAGTGAAATCAACCGTAAATCAGATAAGGAGCTAGCTGAATATGCCAAAACTTATCAGATTCCACTTTCGAAAAAAGAAATACAAAAACTCCGCCCACTTCTTTCATCGTTTTCGATCCAATGGGTCTTAACAGGTATCCCCGATCACGTGATGAAAGAAATTGAAAAAATACTTGGTAAACAAAAAACAAAAGAGTTACTAGGTAAATACGGAAAATATATTTAA
- a CDS encoding metal ABC transporter ATP-binding protein → MAQQPLIELQNVSFQYEYTQVLTNISLTVREGDFLALLGPNGSGKSTLLKIILGLLKPTKGTVKLFGNPSSSFKHREWIGYVSQKSNSFNSGFPATVKEVVESGLTKKIGLFKKHLPKQQEKVMKSLQAVGMEKFANRNIGELSGGQQQRVFIARALVAEPKLLILDEPTVGIDHENVQSFYDMLTELNEQLHMTMILVTHDVDTVSNTISHVACLNQTIHFHGYKDDYESLSDDQLNAWYGHAVRKIHHDNKEIQK, encoded by the coding sequence ATGGCGCAGCAGCCTTTAATTGAATTACAAAATGTCTCATTTCAATATGAATATACACAAGTGTTAACTAATATTTCTTTAACAGTAAGAGAAGGTGATTTTTTAGCATTACTTGGTCCAAACGGCTCTGGAAAATCAACTTTATTGAAAATAATTTTAGGCTTACTAAAACCTACAAAGGGCACTGTAAAGTTGTTTGGAAATCCAAGTTCATCTTTTAAACATAGAGAGTGGATAGGTTATGTTTCTCAAAAATCCAATTCTTTTAATTCGGGATTTCCTGCTACTGTAAAGGAAGTTGTAGAAAGTGGACTTACTAAAAAAATTGGCCTATTTAAAAAGCATTTGCCCAAGCAACAAGAAAAAGTGATGAAATCCTTACAAGCAGTGGGCATGGAGAAGTTTGCAAATCGTAATATTGGTGAACTTTCTGGTGGTCAGCAACAACGAGTTTTTATTGCTAGAGCTCTAGTAGCAGAACCAAAATTGCTTATTTTAGATGAACCAACCGTCGGAATTGACCACGAAAATGTGCAGTCATTCTATGATATGCTTACTGAATTGAATGAGCAACTTCATATGACGATGATCTTAGTGACACATGATGTGGATACAGTATCCAATACAATTAGCCATGTGGCTTGTTTAAATCAAACAATCCACTTCCATGGATATAAAGACGATTATGAATCCTTATCCGATGATCAATTAAATGCATGGTACGGGCATGCAGTACGTAAAATTCATCATGACAATAAGGAGATACAAAAATGA
- a CDS encoding metal ABC transporter permease yields MIESILHYDFLQNAFLSGIIIGVIAPLLGVFIVVRRLSLIADALSHVTLAGIAGSLYLSQSVAAFATLNPIYLGILSAVGGSVLIERLRRLYKHFEELAIPIIMSAGLGLSAIFISLAQGFSTDLFSYLFGSVSAVSRQDLWIVLGIAILVIAFTNLFYKELFVLSFDEEYAKASGLPAKTVHLLFMVVTALVIAASMRIVGILLVSSLITLPVAASIRIAKGFKQTIFFAILFGELAVIIGLMTAFYLNLAPGGTIVVTSILILLLVILGKKIVMAIRA; encoded by the coding sequence ATGATCGAATCCATCCTACACTATGACTTTTTGCAGAATGCCTTCTTGTCTGGCATTATTATCGGAGTAATTGCTCCATTACTGGGCGTTTTTATCGTTGTTCGTCGATTATCCTTAATCGCTGATGCATTAAGCCATGTGACCTTAGCTGGTATTGCGGGAAGCTTATACTTAAGTCAAAGTGTCGCAGCATTTGCAACATTAAACCCTATTTATCTAGGGATTCTTTCTGCGGTAGGGGGTTCTGTTCTAATCGAACGACTTCGCAGATTATATAAACATTTTGAAGAATTGGCAATTCCAATTATTATGTCAGCAGGTCTTGGCTTGAGTGCAATTTTCATCTCATTAGCACAAGGTTTTAGTACCGATTTATTTAGTTATTTATTTGGCTCTGTTTCGGCCGTTAGTAGACAAGATTTATGGATTGTCCTTGGAATTGCTATATTAGTAATCGCATTTACAAATCTTTTTTACAAAGAACTATTTGTTTTATCATTTGATGAAGAATATGCAAAAGCAAGTGGCCTACCAGCCAAAACAGTCCATCTATTATTTATGGTCGTAACTGCACTTGTCATTGCAGCTAGTATGAGAATAGTTGGAATATTACTTGTATCATCATTAATTACATTACCTGTAGCTGCAAGCATCCGAATTGCAAAAGGATTTAAACAAACGATCTTCTTTGCCATTTTATTTGGAGAACTTGCAGTCATTATTGGTTTAATGACAGCCTTCTATTTAAATTTGGCTCCAGGTGGTACAATTGTAGTAACATCAATTTTAATATTATTACTTGTTATATTAGGAAAGAAAATTGTGATGGCAATACGCGCATAG
- a CDS encoding Fur family transcriptional regulator has translation MNLTKAWEILKASGFKKTDKREQILEMFEATEKYLTARDLLVVMKKDYPGMSYDTIYRNLSTFVELGILEETELSGERHFRMQCETEHHHHHFICMECGKIKEIHLCPMDMLQEQLPEYEIENHKFEIYGKCPECIRKSQLK, from the coding sequence ATGAATTTAACAAAAGCATGGGAAATCTTAAAAGCGAGTGGCTTTAAAAAGACAGATAAACGTGAACAAATATTAGAAATGTTCGAAGCTACAGAAAAATATTTAACAGCCCGCGACCTGCTTGTTGTCATGAAAAAAGACTACCCTGGAATGAGCTACGATACAATTTATCGCAATTTATCTACGTTTGTAGAATTAGGTATACTGGAAGAAACCGAGTTATCTGGAGAACGTCATTTTCGCATGCAATGTGAAACCGAACATCATCATCATCACTTCATCTGTATGGAATGCGGTAAAATTAAAGAAATCCACCTTTGCCCAATGGATATGCTCCAGGAACAACTTCCAGAGTATGAGATCGAGAATCATAAATTTGAGATTTATGGTAAATGTCCAGAGTGTATAAGGAAAAGCCAGTTAAAGTAA
- a CDS encoding cysteine hydrolase family protein translates to MEKTALIIIDLQIGVQPEDASLYNLANVLEGVNQRIRLFREENHPIIFVQHHDHELILNSTKWQLFPELDDKESDIYINKTHANSFYKTNLQDELRKLNIHKIEICGAQTEYCVDTTIRMAHGLGYKVFMKKGLTTTLNNELLGAKTIIQHHENLWDRRFLTFI, encoded by the coding sequence ATGGAAAAGACAGCATTAATTATTATTGATTTGCAAATAGGTGTTCAGCCAGAGGATGCTTCACTTTATAACTTAGCTAATGTTCTAGAAGGGGTAAATCAAAGAATTCGTTTGTTTAGAGAAGAAAATCATCCAATAATTTTTGTTCAACATCATGATCATGAACTAATTCTTAATTCTACAAAGTGGCAACTTTTCCCTGAGTTAGATGATAAAGAATCGGATATCTATATCAACAAAACGCATGCTAATTCTTTTTACAAGACTAATTTGCAAGATGAACTAAGAAAATTAAATATACATAAAATTGAAATTTGCGGAGCGCAAACAGAATACTGTGTAGATACGACGATTCGAATGGCTCATGGTTTAGGCTATAAAGTTTTTATGAAAAAAGGGTTAACGACAACATTAAACAATGAACTTTTAGGAGCGAAAACAATTATTCAACACCATGAGAATTTATGGGATCGTCGATTTTTAACGTTTATATAG